The segment tgaggcaggagaatagcttgaacccagggggcggacgttgcagtgagctgagattgtgcgattgcactgcagcctgggcaacaagagcgaaactccgtctcaaaaaataaataaataaaaataaaagcacaaacttTAGAGTGGATGCTTTGATCTCATTTCTCACAACCTATGCATGTGTGACCCCCAGCAAATGCCTAAGgagtctgagcctcagtttccccatctgtcaagTGGCAGCTGCCTCCTATCCACTTGAGGCACATATggcaaggccctgggcccagcacGGGGTGCACCCTGATTCCTGGAAGCCCTGCTCATCCTGGGGGAGGTGGCGTCGGACTTTGCATCTAGGAGATGAGGAGGCTTTGGAGAAACAAGCAGGAACCGCCACGGCACCCCAGCGCTGCCCGTCAGAGAAGTAGTTGGTCCATCTTACAGAGGGAGAGAGGTTGGTGTTCAAAACCACATGCCGTCCTCCCGATGAGCTATCGCCAGTGTGCAGGATTCTGGCCTCCAGGAGCCTCCCTGCCCACCATCTTCAGATGAAGAATGTTCTGGGCTTCAAGGCAGCACCAAAGTATCAGTGAAGCAGGGGAAGggtgaacacctactgtgtgcccggCGCTGGGCCAACTTTGCACACGACCCTCATTTAAGCAGCCTGTCTTGGCAGCTAGCTGAACCCAGTGAGCATTGATGCACTGTCTTCTCTGTGTCTGAGAGGAGCTGTAGGGGCCAGAGAGGGTAAGCGAGGCTGTCCTGGACTCAGGAACCCGAGTACCACCAGGGGAAGGGGCATGACCACACTAGCTACAGTCCCAGGTGGggtcaggtgtgtgccaccagacACAACATAAACCAGGTATGGTGGAGCCAGGAGGGGAGCAGGCCCTGGCCAGAGCATCTTGCTTGAGGCCTCAGTGTGGTTTGCACTGAGCAGACCTGGGTTTCGCCCATGCCCCACCAGCAAGTGGCTTTACCCTGCAcatgtttccttatctgtaaataaaTAGCGTATTTCTCACCTGGTTGCTAAGGAGACTAAATGGGAAAAGCACACGTCAAACATTCAGATCAGGGCTTGGCCCATAAACGCTTAAAACTGTGTTGCTCATCATCATTGTTGGGCCAGTTTGGTGATCAGGATGGGTTGTGGTTAGCAGGGAGGCTGAGGTCTGAGCCTGGAGGGGGATGCAGGAGCTTAGGCTACTCAAAGGGGAGGCTTTTCCAAGGAGACTTGGCTGGGTGGGGCTGACTTTCTGGCTACCCTTGGGAGGGTGGAAACCTCCTTACCTGCAGCTCTGGCAAGCTGGGGCCCTCCGCAGCGCTCCTGCTCCCCAGGGGGCCCATCTGCTCCAGGCCTGCCAGAGTTGCGGTCGCTGGTCCTCTTGTCACTTTGATCTTTGGCCACTGGGTGGAGGTGCAGGCAGGTCTGGGCAGCTGGACCGGGCTCTGGGACTGCAGTGTAGGGCTGTGTCCATTGAATGGGGTGGCCTCGGCCCAGCCTTCTGGCTGGCTGTGTAACCCCTGCTCAGGGACATCCTTTGTGCCTGGGGGACCCAGCTCTGGCCCTAAAGCCCTGGCCGGGTCATCCCTGTGTCCAGCTGGGTCCTTGCGGGGCAGCCTGGCCTGCAGGAGCTCCAAGAGGCCCTCCCAGTCCAGGCTGGGGAGACGGGCCCAGGCCCCCTCTCCTGGTACCCTGAGAAGGCCAAGCAGATCCCTCCAGTCAAGCTCGGGTCGCCTCTCAGAGCCATGCGGGTATGGACACGCTCCCTCTGCCCCCCAGCCCACAGCAGTGGGTGTCCCAGGGTGCCAAGATTGTGAGGACTCTGCGGGGCCTCCCCAGTTCTCAGGGGGGCTCGTGAGTGGGCTTCTCTTCCCTAGTTCTCTGGGGAGCTCATGAGTGGGCTTCTCCTCCCAGGCCTCTGGCTGCCCCCAGCTCTCCCTGTACTCCCTGGGAGTGCCCCCCGATGTTCCCTCCGGGGCTTTGGCTGCCCCCAGGCTGGgctctccacatccccaccagcccccagggcccaggcctccctcctggctCCTCTCCAGGTGTCTATGAAGGCCCTGGGACCCTGGCGGTTCCTCCTGACTCTGCCACGCCCCCAGAGGCTGTTTTGGGCCTGCTTGGCCACTCTCCAGAGGTCTCTGTGTCCACAGCTCCCTCTCAGGGGTCCTGGCTGATGTGCTGGGGGGTGGCGGGGACCCCTGGAGCCGCCGGTCTCCCTCAGGTCTCTTCTCAGGACTCCGAGGATGAGGGGGCTCTGCTTGGCTCCGCCGAGTCAGTTCTGCCTGTTTGGCAGGGAGCTTGGTCACCTGGGAATGAGGTGAGGGGGTGGGTGAGCCTCTCTCTCTGGGGACCTGGCAGCTGGCTCTGCCTTTCTTAGGCCCCCAGAGAATCAAGGCTGTGTCCACACAGCAGCCTGGATCAAAGCAGGCCAAAAAGCACACAGGGTCCCTGCCCCACTCCTCGGGGGTCAGCTCCTCCCTTTCACCTGCTTTCCTCAGTTCCAGAAAAAGATCTGCAAAGACCTGCTCACCCCTCTCAAAGATATTGATTCCAACTTGGGCTATCAGGTGCCAGAAACTCCACCACCAATACCCCATTCCATTGAGGTGGGCCTAGCCCTCTGGGTTTGGTTAAAGATACAAATCACCCTGAAAGAGAGGGCCCTTAGAGCCAGATTCTTGCTTCAAGGCTTTCCCTGAAATCTGCTCAAGACAGCAgtatcggccaggcacagtggctcacgcctgtaatcccagcaccctgggaggccaaggtgggcggatcacttgaggtcaggagtgaccagcctggccaacgtggtgaaaccctgtctctattaaaagtacgaaaattagctgggtgtggtggcacgcgcctgtaatcccagctatttgggaggctgaggtaggagaatctcttgaacctgagaggcggaggttgcagtgagccaatattgccccactgcactccagcctgggaaacagagcaagactccatctcaaaaaaaaaaaaaaaaaaagacagcagacTTAGTAAAGGAAGGGGATAGATAGCATGGGACAGGGGCTATCTTCAAAGGATTAATGTGGGGTCTTGCGCATTTTGCCAAGAACTGCTGGCccttggggagaggggagagctgGATCCCTATGATTGGACTCCAACCCTTTCATAGAGGACCTTCCTGTCCAAGCCACCTGCCTGGCTTCTAGCGGGAGGGAAGAGGCAGTGGCCGCCCCTTGGGGTGCGGGGCCCCAGACAGCTGGCAGTGCTCACCTGCCTGCTGGGGGCAGGGCTGGACTGTCTTCGGAGAAGTTGGCTCTGGCCTTGGCTGGGCTGCTGTGACCGTCCCTCGTCCTGGGCCTGGAAGGCCCCCGCTGCCTCGGACTTCCTATGAGCAAATGCAGCCACTCCTCTGAGGGACTGTCCCACTCCCAGCACCCCAGCCCCTCTGCTCCCACCTCCAACAGGAGGAGATGTGGGACAGCCAGGGACCCACTGCAAGCTGGTTGAAGGGCCCTAAGTGAGGATGActctcagggcctcagtttccccttctgaaaaatggggatgGCTAACACTGCTCTATTCTGCCTCATGAGGCTCTTGTGAACATGATGAGAAAAGTGGGGAGTAGAGGCggttgggtggggagggggatctggccctggccctggccctctcCTGTCTCATCCAGTACTTCCTATGACTAACCACCACCCCACCAGCAGCCCACCAGCCACCCCCAGACAAAGGTTAGATTGGTCTTTGCGGGAATtaagatttattgagcacctactgtgtaccaggcactgggcACACAGAATCATAATGACAAAGCATTTATTGAGCGCTTCTTATGTTCCGGGGTGAAGCACTTACATCATGATCACAGCCCACGAGGTGGGATGACACAGCCAGACTGCTGTGTGCCCCCGTGTTCCATTCTTTCTGCCTTTTCCTGTCCATATTGTAAATTttggatttcttttcctttttccctccaaTCACTGTTAACCAACAGAATCCCAGCGCTTAGCCTTGAAAACTCCAGGCCATCCTAGCTGTTGGCAAAAGAGCTCTGAGCAAGATCAGAAGAAACATTCTCCCTGACAACTCCAGAGAGGCCAACATGAACTGTCCaagcaaatgtcttttttttttttttttttttttttttttttttttgagatggagtctcgctctgtcacccaggctggagtgcagtggcgcaatctcagctcactgtaacttccgtctcccgggttcaagtgattctctgccttaacctcccaagtagctgggattacaggcatgagccaccacgcctggccctgggcAAATGTCATTTCTAAGACACTGGGCTTCAGGCGTTATTGACACATCTGATGAAGATCATCTCTAACTTGTGTAAAAAGTCTAGTTCCAGTTAGTTGTCTCCCTTACTAGCTGGGAGGCATGGCTGTTAATGTTTAACGTAGTATCTCTATTGATAGGTAGAAACAGCAAACAGAACCTGGGCATATCTCTCCCTTCCTCTACCTAAGGGGTCACAACAAAAGACCCAACCGCTCCATGAATGTTTATTTTGGTTGGGTCTCAGTTAGCAAATGGAGCCGTGTCTTTGGTGGATGAATTGAACCAGGAAGAGAAGCCTGAAAAAGGCCACCCTGTGGTGGACCCAGAGTGAGGCAGCAAAAAGGGAAGTATGAGGAAACTCTGCTCAGGCCTCCGTAGGCCCTGCCGTCTGTGGTGGGCCTGTGCCTGAGGAACCATGCTGGAACGACACCTTCAAAAGTATGGGATTGGGCagggcgcagtgggtcacgcctgtaatcccagaactttgggaggctgaggcaggcggatggcttgagctcaggagttcaagaccagcctggacaacacagtgaaacccagtctctaaaaatacaaaaattagcccaggtgtggtggttcatgcctctaatcccagcactttgggaggctgaggttggtggatcacttgaggtcaggagttcaagactagcctggtcaacatagtaaaacccaatctctactaaaaatgtaaaacttagccaggcgtggtggcatgtgcctgtaatcccagctactcaggaggctgaggcaggaggatcgcttgaccccaggaggtggaggttgcagtgaaccgagatcgtgccactgcacaccagcctgggcaacatagtgagaccctgtctcaaaaaaaaaaaaaatatggggttgggaggccaggtacagtgtctttacacctgtaattccagcacttgggaaggctgaggtcggaggatcacttgagtcgaggagtttgagacagccctggtaacagaatgagaccttgttctaggaaaaaaaaaaaaatttaaatgagccgggcatggtggtacgtggctgtagtcccagctacttgggaggctgaggtgggaggatcgcttcagcctgggaggttgaagctgcagtgagccatgatcacaccactgcattccagcctgggcgaaagagcaagaccctgtctcaaaaaaaaagtatggggttggagttttttgttgtttcatgTCTTTTGCCAATGTCATTAGAATCAGAGCACAGTAATTTTAGTTGTTAGCAGTTATTGGCAGCTGGTTCAGAGAGGAACCAAAGTTCCCTGGAGGAAGTGTTTCTGAGCTTGAGGGCTCCCCGGGCAGGCTGTCtgtaacctttcttttttttttgagatggagtcttgctctgtcacccaggctggagtgcagtggtgcaatctcagctcactgcaacctccgccttctggtttcaagcgattttcctgcctcagcctcctgagcagctgggattacaggtgtccaccaccatgcccagctaatttttatatttttagtagagaccgggtttcaccatgttggccaggctggtctcatttcaaactcctgacctcaggtgatccacctgcctcgacctcccaaagtcttggcattacaggcgtgagccactgcacccagccaatttgtAATCTAATTTGAGGTGAGTACGTTTCCTTACTCTGTGAGAGCTGAAGGCCTTAGAGTGAACTGTCCCCCGAACTGGGGTATAGGAGCCTCGATGAAGCAAGAGCCCAAACACAACCCAGTGGGCTGTTCCTCCCTAATGGGGAGGATGGGGAGGACAATAGTGGAAACACCCGGTGCAGGGAAGCAAGGCACTTGTGTGTTCTCTTCCGGACGGATGCATTTTCCATATGAACTCCAGCCTGCTTGATGAGCATTCCTCCGGAGAACTCGCCTTCCTTTATTCCCCCCATGTAGAATTGAGAGAAAGGAGCGAGGGACTCAAGAAGATTCTGAAACCCCAACAGAGACCCGGCTTGTCCGATGCTGAAGCAACAGCGTCTCCTCGGGGCCACCTGTTCCCGAGGGTTGGTGTGGCCGCACCAAGCATGACAAAGGAAACATGTTTCCTTCGGAAGCTTAGATGGGCTCTTCGACCTCCAGAGAGAATCAAAGGAGCAAAGCCATCAAGTCTAGCAAATCCAGTGAAGGCTGGGTTTTGAATTCAAATGACCACAGAATGCTACATGACTCTAAGAGATGCCAAAGgcatctaaggaaaaaaaaattaagatcaaGCCAAAACTCCCAATGCTTTGATGTGATAaccttttaagaaaaattttccaGACTTGGGACAATGCTTGGacagagtagatgctcaataaatacatatCGATGaggaaataggagaaaataaaagcacaCTCCTACAGCCACCCGCTCATAAGCTCCAGTCTGTCCCTTACACACACACTACATAGTTTTAAACTTTTCCATATTCAGAGGATGAATGGTTTTCTACTTGGAAAAGGTGccagataaaagtaaaaaatttaattattcagTAAAATTATGAAAACTTCCCTAAAAGGTAAATAAGTTATTTCAAAGAGAGTAGAATTAAATGTATAGGAGTGATCGTGTAAAAACAAATGGTTAATAAAAGTGTAAACATATTTCTCGtttctattattaatataaacaCCTTATCTCTCTGAAATTATcctggaaaaaaggaaagaaaattaattaacTTTGGCTTAAAGACCTTAATGTCCCTGCTGAGTTATTAGTTAAGACAAAGTTAGGAAAATTGACATTAGACCAGAAATAGTAATCATAAAAAGGTCaaagacactttgggaggccaaggtgggagcattgctcgaggccaggagtttgagaccaacctgggcaacaaagtgagactccatctctgcaaaacacagaaaaattagctgggcatagtgatacacgcctgtagtcccagctattgaggaggctgaggtgagagaattgcttcagcctggcagtttgaggccgcagtgagccatgatcacgccactgcactcctgctgggtgacagagcaagaccctgtttcaaaaaaaaaaggtcaggccaggcacagtggctcacgcctgtaatcccagcactttgggaggccgaggtgggcagactgcctgagctcaggagttcaagaccagcctgggcaacaggatgaaaccctgtcgctactaaaaatacaaaaaaattagccggatgtggtggcgtgtgcctgtagtcccagctactcaggaggctgaggcaggagaattgcttgcacccggaaggcagaggttgcagtgagccaagattgcaccactgcactccagcctgggcgacaaagcgagactccgtctccaaacaacaacaaaaaagttaaagaCACCGGAGACTTTCAGGGTGAAACTACTCCATGATGTTACAATGGTGGATACttgtcattatacatttattcAAGCCTATAGGTTGTACatcaccaagagtgaaccctaaacTTTGGGTGATttgtcagtgtaggttcatggattgtaacaaatgtatcaccCTACTGCCCAGTACAGTGGCTcaccagcactgtgagaggccaagaaaggaggatcccttgaggccaggagctggaaaCAAGCATACCTGTCTAGTACAGGATATTGGTAGTGGGAGAGGCTGTGCAGGGAACTCtgcactttctgctcaattttgctgtgaacctaaaactgctctgggtttttgtttttaaggccaAAGAAAGAATTATACTAATGCTGGAGACCATACAGTTGTCATCTGCATACTAAATGATCAAGCTTACTGGAAAAGGAAATTTGAAGAACAAGagataaagtttcttttttttctttttttgagatggagtttcactcttgttgcccaggctggagtgcaatgacgcaatctcagctcactgcaaactccacctcccaaattcagGCAatactgctgcctcagcctcctgagtagctgggactacaggcatgtgccactgcgcccgggtaattttttcttttttctttttttttttttttttgagatggagtctcgctctgtcgcccaggctggagtgcagtggcacgatcttggctcactgcaagctccggtgctgggattacaggagggagccactgcacccagccaagattgATAAGGTTTCTCATGCAGATTCAAATCTAGGAGAAAACTTTCCCAAGGAGCAGCAAAGAGGAATTTTAGATACAAAATATTCCATACCCtttagggtgatggaaatgttctaaagttagattgtggtaatggttgGACAACTtggtaaatatactaaaaattcgTTGAATTATATACACGGAAAGTTTTGAGACTTCCAGActgctttttgttgctgttgttctctTGACCCTAACTAATGGAATTCTAGCTCTGATTCTTGAAAACTCGAGGGCTGGAACTTCTGGGGAGAAAAACCTCAGCTGGATTAGGAGGTTGTGCCCCCTGTTCCAGGGGGCCAGTGCTGCTGACCAAGGAGACTCGAAAGACACCTGGACTTCAGGTGTCCCAGGATGTTTGACTGCTAAAAATCCGTAACTCTGTGagctttctttcttaaaataggtAGCTCTggccatacatttttattttactttattttattttttagatggagtcttgctctgtcgcctaggctggagtgcagtggtacgatctcggctcactgcaagctccgcctcccgggttcaagcaattctcctgcctcagcctcctgagttgctgggactacaggtgcccgccaccatgcccagctaattttttgtatttttagtagagacagggtttcaccgtgttagccaggctggtgtcaatctcctgacctcgtgatcctcccacctcggcctcccaaagtgctgggattacaggcttgagccaccatgcccaggccctGGCCATACATTTTAAATTGACATAACTGCTTTCTGAAATGCATAGGGACCCATGAGTTTTCTTTGCCAAGGCAGGAAAAAATCATGGGTACTTTCTTCTCCCTCATTCacggaagaaaaaaaaaaacccgtgaGTCTGGATCAAAGGGTTTGAGAGTTCCCTCtcattttggctgggcgtggtggctcactcctgtaatcctagcactttgcgaggccgaggcgggtggatcacttgaggtcaggagttcgagactagcctggccaatatggcaaaaccccgtctctactaaaaatacaaaaaaattagccgggcttggtggcgggcccctgtaatcccagctactcgggaggctgaggcaggagaatcgcttgaacccggaaggtggaggttgcagtgagccaagatcgcaccattgcactccagcctgggcaacaagagcaaaactccgcctcaaaaaaagaaaaaagaaaaagacagttcACCCTTATTTGAATGAATATGCTCATATTCCCCtccattacagatgaggaaactgaggctcaggtagGTTAACTCACTATATCAGATCACAGGAGTTGACATGTGGCTTTGACCCAGGATTTGGACTCAGCCCTCCTGACTTGCTGTTAACCACTGGGCTGTGCATGACATCActtaagcacacacacaaaaaatagaaaactactaatatgcagaaaaagagaaacggagcaatttgcccaaggtcacacagccggtAAATGGCAAGCCAGGGGGATTTGAACACTTTCTTTTGGCACCCTAACCCTTCACCTGTCCTGCTGCCAagcctcctccccagcccaccTGGCTGACCCCACCCCCAGGCTCACCTGCGCTCTTGCCCGAAGAGGCGCTCCACCTCTGCGCGGCCAGGGCTGCGGGTGCGGCCCCCGCTGCTGCACTGCGCCTGGGGCCCTGGCTCTCTCTGGGCCAGCCTCCTGGGTGGGGGCAGGTCGGCCAGCACAGTGTACTCCTCCCGCTCCAAGTTGTGCCTGGTCTCCCCGGGAGGCGCTGAGCCCCGGGAGCCCCCGGAGCTGCCCAGCGAAGGTGAGGGTGCTAGGAACGCTAGGTCACTGGGTGGGTggcggggtggggaggaggcTCGGGGTGCATCCCGGTGCCCGATGCACACTTGGGGGATCAGCACTGGGGAGCCATGCAGAGAGTCAGTGGAGGGGGCCAGGCTCTCCATACTAGTTCCAGGGGGGTCCTGGAAGAAGAGGGATGGCTCAGGAGCCTGGCGTGGTGGGGATGAGAAGGAGGGTGCATCCCGGTGCCCAATGCACACAGGGGTGGGGATGTGGGGGCACTCGTGCATTGAGTCCATGGAAGGGACAAGGCTCTCTGTGCTGGCCCTGGGGAGGTCCTGGAATAAGAGGGAAGGCTCTGGGACCTGGCGTGGTGGGGAGGAGGCCCGGGGTGCATCTCGGTACCCAATACACACAGGTGCAGGGAGCTGAAGGGGTTCGTGTTGGGGGGACTGACACTGATGCTCGGCGTCTGAGGTGtctgggaggaagggaaaggggtCAAATTGGGTGTGGCGGGGGGGCGAGGACGCCCGGGGGGCATCTCGGTGTCCAATGCACACAGCAGGTGGTATATAGGGAGGCTCGTGGTGGGGCAATTCACTCTCAGGGGCGCGGGGCTctgggaagaaggggaaggggtcGTGCTGCAAATAGCGAGGGGGCGAAGAGGCTCGAGGGGCATCCCGGTGCCCAATGCACACAGCACATGGGGGCTGGGAGGGCTCAGGAGAGGTCAGGGGAGCCCCATAGGCAGCGGGGTACACAGGTGAGGAAGTCCGGGAGGTGCTCTGGTGGCCTGGGTTATGGGAGGAAGAGGTGGCCCGGGATGGCAAGTTGTACTGGGTAGGGCCAAAGGAGGACTGGGGTGGGTCATGCTGGGCTGGCCTGCTGGGAGAGGATGTCTGAGGCCTGTCACCTTGGGTTGGCCGGAGGGCGATGGATGCCCAGGGAACCTCACTTTGCTTGGAGCGAGATGGGGAAGAGGTTCGGGGACCATCACTGTGAGTTGGCCGGAGGGGAAACGAGGCCCAGGGGATGTCTTTGTTAGTACGATGGGGAGATGAATTCCTGGGATTGTTCCATTGAGTGGAGCGGTGGGGAGATGATGGTCTCAGATTCTCCTTTTGGGTGCAGCATTGAGATGAGGAGGTTCCAGGGTTGTCTCGTTGAAAGGAAAAGGACTGTGTGCGGTCCCGCTGTGTGCAAGTGGGTCTGAGGTTATCCCGTTTGGTACAAGAGGTTTTAGGGTTGTCTTGTTGGGTGGAAGATGATCTGGGGATGTTCTGTTGAATACAAGTTCTGGGGTTGTCCTGTTGGGTGGCTCTGATGGGAGAGGAGGCTCTGGGAATGTCCCGCTGGGCACAGGATGTTCTGGGGCTGTCTCGCTGGATGGTTCTGTTGGGAGAGGAGGCCCTGGGATTGTCTCGTCGGGCACAGGATGTTCTGGGGTTCTCTTGTTGGATGGTTCTGTTGGGAGAGGAGGCTCTGGGAATGTCCCGCTGGGCACAGGATGTTCTGGGGCTGTCTCGTTGAGTGGTTCTGTTGGGAGAGGAGGCCCCGGGATTGTCCCGTCGGGCACAGGATGTTCTGGGGCTGTCTCGTTGGATGGTTCTGTTGGGAGAGGAGGCCCCGGGATTGTCCCGCTGGGCACAGGATATTCTGGGGTTGTCCTGTTGAGTAGCTCTGATGGGAGAGGAGGCCCTGGGATTGTCTCGTCGGGCACAGGATGTTCTGGGGTTCTCTTGTTGGATGGTTCTGTTGGGAGAGGAGGCTCTGGGAATGTCCCGCTGGGCACAGGATGTTCTGGGGCTGTCTCGCTGGATGGTTCTGTTGGGAGAGGAGGCCCCAGGATTGTCCCGTCGGGCACAGGATGTTCTGGGGCTGTCTCGTTGGATGGTTCTGTTGGGAGAGGAGGCCCCGGGATTGTCCCGCTGGGCACAGGATATTCTGGGGTTGTCCTGTTGAGTAGCTCTGATGGGAGAGGAGGCCCTGGGATTGTCTCGTCGGGCACAGGATGTTCTGGGGTTCTCTTGTTGGATGGTTCTGTTGGGAGAGGAGGCTCTGGGAATGTCCCGCTGGGCACAGGATGTTCTGGGGCTGTCTCTTTGGATGGTTCTGTTGGGAGAGGAGGCCCCGGGATTGTCCCGCTGGGCACAGGATATTCTGGGGTTGTCCTGTTGAGTAGCTCTGATGGGAGAGGAGGCCCCGGGATTGTCCCGCTGGGCACAGGATGTTCTGGAATTCTCTCGTTGAGTGGTTCTGTTGGGAGAGGAGGCTTTGGGATCATCCTGCTGGACACAGGGTATCCTGGGGTTTTCCCGCTGGGGAGTACAAGTAGGAAAAGAAGTTTGGAGGTTGTCCTGCTGAGTAGAAGAGGTTCTGGGGTTATCCTGTTGGGTGCTTCGTGAGGGAGAGGAAGCTCTGGGGGTGTTCCACTGTGTAGATGAGGCCCTGGGGGTGTCCTGTTGGGTGGATGAGGCCCTGGAGGTGTCCCTTTGGGTGATTCGGTGGGGAGAGGAGGCTCTGGGGGTTTCACATGTAGAGGCAGCCTGAGCAGTGTCCCTTTGGGCAGGGGAAGCCTGAAACGTGGTGCTTCGAGGTCCGCTGTGTGGTGTCATGGAGGAAGCCTGGGTCAGTGTCGACCGACGCCGCTCCAGGGAGAACCCACTTTCTCCCCGGAGCCTTGCCCAGCGCTGTCCTGCGCTCTGGCCCCCACCGCCGGTGtctggagagagaagagagggg is part of the Symphalangus syndactylus isolate Jambi chromosome 18, NHGRI_mSymSyn1-v2.1_pri, whole genome shotgun sequence genome and harbors:
- the TRIOBP gene encoding TRIO and F-actin-binding protein isoform X8, whose amino-acid sequence is MEEVPGDDPCEHFEANMLTQNHHQNCFHPEEAHGARYQELRSPSGAEVPYCDLPRCPPAPEDPLSASTSGCQSVVDPGLRPGPKRGPSPSAGLPEEGPTAAPRSGSRELEAVPYLEGLTTSLCGSCNEDPGSDPTSSPDSATPDDTSNSSSVDWDTVERQEEAPSWDELAVMIPRRPREAPRADSSQRAPSLLTRSPVGGDTAGQKKEDTGGGGQSAGQRWARLRGESGFSLERRRSTLTQASSMTPHSGPRSTTFQASPAQRDTAQAASTCETPRASSPHRITQRDTSRASSTQQDTPRASSTQWNTPRASSPSRSTQQDNPRTSSTQQDNLQTSFPTCTPQRENPRIPCVQQDDPKASSPNRTTQRENSRTSCAQRDNPGASSPIRATQQDNPRISCAQRDNPGASSPNRTIQRDSPRTSCAQRDIPRASSPNRTIQQENPRTSCARRDNPRASSPIRATQQDNPRISCAQRDNPGASSPNRTIQRDSPRTSCARRDNPGASSPNRTIQRDSPRTSCAQRDIPRASSPNRTIQQENPRTSCARRDNPRASSPIRATQQDNPRISCAQRDNPGASSPNRTIQRDSPRTSCARRDNPGASSPNRTTQRDSPRTSCAQRDIPRASSPNRTIQQENPRTSCARRDNPRASSPNRTIQRDSPRTSCAQRDIPRASSPIRATQQDNPRTCIQQNIPRSSSTQQDNPKTSCTKRDNLRPTCTQRDRTQSFSFQRDNPGTSSSQCCTQKENLRPSSPHRSTQWNNPRNSSPHRTNKDIPWASFPLRPTHSDGPRTSSPSRSKQSEVPWASIALRPTQGDRPQTSSPSRPAQHDPPQSSFGPTQYNLPSRATSSSHNPGHQSTSRTSSPVYPAAYGAPLTSPEPSQPPCAVCIGHRDAPRASSPPRYLQHDPFPFFPEPRAPESELPHHEPPYIPPAVCIGHRDAPRASSPPRHTQFDPFPFLPDTSDAEHQCQSPQHEPLQLPAPVCIGYRDAPRASSPPRQVPEPSLLFQDLPRASTESLVPSMDSMHECPHIPTPVCIGHRDAPSFSSPPRQAPEPSLFFQDPPGTSMESLAPSTDSLHGSPVLIPQVCIGHRDAPRASSPPRHPPSDLAFLAPSPSLGSSGGSRGSAPPGETRHNLEREEYTVLADLPPPRRLAQREPGPQAQCSSGGRTRSPGRAEVERLFGQERRKSEAAGAFQAQDEGRSQQPSQGQSQLLRRQSSPAPSRQVTKLPAKQAELTRRSQAEPPHPRSPEKRPEGDRRLQGSPPPPSTSARTPERELWTQRPLESGQAGPKQPLGAWQSQEEPPGSQGLHRHLERSQEGGLGPGGWWGCGEPSLGAAKAPEGTSGGTPREYRESWGQPEAWEEKPTHELPRELGKRSPLTSPPENWGGPAESSQSWHPGTPTAVGWGAEGACPYPHGSERRPELDWRDLLGLLRVPGEGAWARLPSLDWEGLLELLQARLPRKDPAGHRDDPARALGPELGPPGTKDVPEQGLHSQPEGWAEATPFNGHSPTLQSQSPVQLPRPACTSTQWPKIKVTRGPATATLAGLEQMGPLGSRSAAEGPSLPELQFQPEEPEESEPSRGQDPLTDQKQADSPDLLNFKKGWMSILDEPGEWKKHWFVLTDSSLKYYRDSTAEEADELDGEIDLRSCTDVTEYAVQRNYGFQIHTKDAVYTLSAMTSGIRRNWIEALRKTVRPTSAPDVTKLSDSNKENALHSYSTQKGPLKAGEQRAGSEVISRGGPRKADGQRQALDYVELSPLTQASPQRARTPARTPDRLAKQEELERDLAQRSEERRKWFEATDSRTPEVPAGEGPRRGLGAPLTEDQQNRLSEEIEKKWQELEKLPLRENKRVPLTALLNQSRGERRGPPSDGHEALEKEVQALRAQLEAWRLQGEAPQSAPRSQEDGHIPPGYISQEACERSLAEMESSHQQVMEELQRHHERELQRLQQEKEWLLAEETAATASAIEAMKKAYQEELSRELSKTRSLQQGPDGLRKQHQSDVEALKRELQVLSEQYSQKCLEIGTLTRQAEEREHTLRRCQQEGQELLRHNQELHGRLSEEIDQLRGFIASQSMGNGCRRSNERSSCELEVLLRVKENELQYLKKEVQCLRDELQMMQKDKRFTSGKYQDVYVELSHIKTRSEREIEQLKEHLRLAMAALQEKESMRNSLAE